A window of Desulfobulbus oralis genomic DNA:
TGTGGGCGCTGTACAGGAGCCGCGTTTTGCCGCCCAGAGCGGCAAAACTGGCCAGACCCTCCTGCACCCGTCTGGCCAGCGCGCTCACGTATTCCGGCTGATCCGGCCAGGCTCTGATCACGGTCAGCGGCAGGGCGGGACCGTCTTGCAGGGCACGTTCCAGGGCCAGGAGCGAGGAACCGGTGCTGGCACTGCAGTATTGCGGATAGAGGGGCAGGGCGACAAGCCGCTGCACACCGGCCGCCCGCAGCTCGGAGATCGCTTCCTCGGCGCATGGGTGCCAGTAGCGCATGCAGGGCCGCACGAGGTAACGGCCATGCGCGGCCAAGCGGGCTTCCAGCGCCCGGGCCTGGGCCCTGGTCAGGGCCAGAATGGGAGAACCGCCGCCGATGCGGGCATAGTTGGCCGCACTTTTGGGGGCACGGCCTCTGGCAATCAGCCAGGCGATGAGTGGCTGCAAAAAGGCCGGGCCCAGCCGGATGATCTGCCGGTCGGAGAAGATGTTGAAAAGAAAGGGCCGGATGTCATCGGGTTTTTCCGGCCCCCCCAGATTGAGCAGCAACACCCCGGTTGCCGTATGCAGATCTGTCATGGAAACTCCAGAGTTCCTGGGCCGCTGCCGGAAGATGCAGGCTCTGCTTGCTTTTCCCGGTGCTGCCTTTATAATCGAAATCAGACCGTCAACTTCCTAATATATTTCCACTCTTTTTTCCGCTGATTTCTTGAAAGCCGTTCTGTACGGTACGCGGTTTGGGAAAACGGTCATCTTTCTGACAACGGCATGGCGCCGTTGACCACTGTCTGACGATTTGGAGGTCGTGTATGGAACTGAAGGTCGAAGCGAAAAATCTCGAAATGCGCGACAACTGGCAGGAGAAAATCGAGGAGGAAAAGGCCAAACTGATCCGCCACTATGCCAACCTGGTGTTGCACCTGCGGGTGACCATCGAGGCGACTCCGGGCCACAAGGGGGGGGGCTATGCCGTTTCGCTGGTGGCGGCCGTCCCCGGCGACACGGTGGTGGTCAAGCGCGAGGGCGAAAAGGTACGCCCGCTTTTGGTGGAGGGCTTCGACGTTCTGGGGGCGCAGTTGAAAGATTTTGTGCAGAAAAAGCAGGATTACCGGGCCTGACGGCAGGCTCCTGCAGCAAAGTCGCATGGCCCTGCATGCCCTGCCTGGTTGGTCCGGCAGGGCTTTGTTGTCTGTGGGACCAGCCATGCGGGGCAGGCCGATGCGCTGGTTGTCAGCATGACCTTGACAGTACGCCTGTGACTGTCCTGAGCAGCTTTGTTGTGGGCAAGTGCTCCGTGTTGCAGTCGTGGCACGCCAGTTGCCTGGCCTCTCGGATTGCGTATCCGCTCCCGCCCGCAGGCTGGAATTCCTGGTCTCCCGGGCGCCCGCCTTATTGCAGATCCGGCACTTCGGTCAACCAGTTCTTTTCCTGGACTTTGAGGTCCATATTTCTGATCTTCCGGGCGAGCGCATCCACTTCCTTTTGCTTCGCTGCCACATCCACGGTGCTCAACAGGGCGATTTCCTTCTGGGAATAGCGGTCGACTTTTGCCGCCGCCCCGGCAAGAAAGGCGCGCAGGATTGCAGCCTGGGCCATGCGCGCGTCCCGCTCGGCAAGCAGATCGGCAAGGCTTCGTCCCTCCACCTGCGCAGCCGCGTTGGCGCGGTTGATGGTGCAGATCAGCGCAATCAACTGGCAGGTTGCTTCCTCAAGCTCGGCAAGCAGGGACTCGGGTTTTTCTGCAGGCTGGTCACCGGCCTGCACCTTGGCGTTCAGGAGTAAGCGCTCCTTCAACTGGGCGATGCGCTTTTGCGTGTCCGCCCGCAAAATCAAAGCTTCTGCAAGTTTCATTGCTATGTTCCTCCGCATTGTTCAAGGCGCCATACCCCGCTGTCGGGCTGCATAAAGGGGAGCCAGCGGTCATCTGTCTGCGCAAAAGGCCGGGCCTGTCCCCCTGCGCGCGGGCTTGGGGCCAGAGCAGCCTCTTCCGCTGTACCCGAGCGCGGCGGCCCGACGAAAAGGCGCGAGCCCGGTTTCCCCGTGCCCTTGCATCCTCCGGGCAGCGGCGCACTGTATTGCCATTCCGCCATAAGTGCGACCCAAAAAACCGCCGCCCAGGCCAGCAATGTACAGGACTGCCCTCGGCCCATCAAGCGGACTCTGTACTGCATATTTCATTGCTCATTTTTTATGGATTCAGGTATATTCCAAAACATGTTGCGGGACACGCTGAAAACGCCGTCCGGGTTGCACCGGGGCATTCAAATACTGTACCTCGTCTTTTCGGTGGCGCTTGGCCTCCAGTTCGCTCTGTTTGTAGCCTGGCTGCTGGGGAAAAGCCCGCTGTTGGTGCCCAGGCCGCCGGCGGTGGAGGCCTTTCTGCCGATCAGCGCCCTGCTTGCCCTCAGGCGCCTGATCCTGACCGGCAACTGGGACCCTGTGCATCCGGCAGGTCTCGCCATTTTCCTCTTCGCCCTGCTCACGGCCCTGCTGCTGCGCAAGAGCTTCTGCGGTTATATCTGCCCCGGCGGCACGCTGTCCTTCTGGCTCTTCCGCCTGGGACAGCGGCTTGGACTCACCCGGAACCCGCCCGCCTGGCTGACCGGGCTGCTGGCCCTGCCCAAATACCTGCTCCTGGCCTTTTTCCTGCAGGCGACCCTGCGTATGAGCCTGCCCGAGCTGGAGGCCTTCCTGAATGCACCCTTCAACCTCGCGGCAGACAGCAAGATGCTCTTCTTTTTTCTGCCGCCCGACCGCACGGTCTGCATCGTGCTGGCCCTGCTCATCCTGGGCAGTCTGGTGCTGCCCTCCTTCTGGTGCCGCTGCTTCTGCCCCTATGGCGCGCTGCTGGGCCTGATCTCGCTCCTGTCGCCTTTGGCCATGCGACGGGAAACCGGCGCCTGCACGGGCTGCGGCCGCTGCCGCCGGGCCTGCCCGCAGGGCATTGCCGTTGACCGGAAGACGCGCGTCTGCAGCACGGAATGCACCGGCTGCCAGGAATGCGCCAGTGTCTGCCCGCAGCGCTGCCTGAGCCTGCATCTGGATCTGTCGCCACGGCCCCGGCCCCTGCCCTGGCAGCTCATGGGCGCGGCAACGGTGGGCCTGCTCCTGCTGCTCTGGCTCTGGGCACGTCTGAGCGGCCACTGGGTATCCCAGGTGCCACTGGAGCTTTTGCGGAGCCTGCACGAAAACCTGTCCGCCATCCAGCACTATTGACCCGGGCCCAAACGCCCCAAACACAGACCGGACACAAGCGCCGGCAGCATATACGGAGGCTGTATGGAATTTGCACAACTGATTCGGGAACGCTATTCGGTCCGCAGGTTCACGGCCGAGCCGGTTACGGATGCCGAGCTCCAAAGCATTCTGGAGGCGGCCCGGCTGGCGCCGACCGCGGTCAACAAGCAGCCGCAGCGGCTCCTGGTACTCAGGAGCGCCGGGAGCCTCGAAAAACTCCGGGCCTGCACCAAGTACAGCTTTGACGCGCCCCTGGTCATCGCGGTCTGCGCCAACACGGCAGAAGCCTGGGTGCGTCCCCACGACCAGGACAACTCCGCCGTGGTGGATGCGGCCATTGTGGGCACGCATCTCATGCTGGCTGTGCACAATCTGGGTCTGGGCAGCACCTGGTTGGGCTTTTTTGATCCAGTCCTGTTCCGGCGGGAGTTCAAACTGCCGGCCCACATCGAGCCGGTGGCCCTCTTTCCGATCGGCCACCCGGCCCCGGAGGCCCAGCCCTCGCCCATGCACGCCAAAAGGCGGCCGCTTGCCGAAACGGTGGCGTACGAAACGTTCTAGCCCCAGGCGGCAGGGCGGGGCCAAGACTGTGCCCCGCGTCTTGCTCTATTCAAGGCACTGCTGACGGCCGCCGCTCTCCAGGCAGAGGCGCTCGCCGTCCGTGCGGGCGGTAATGCTGCCGCTTTCCGCGGTGGCAAAAACCAGAATCCCCTGCTGCTGCCAGCTTTCGAGATGGCTGCTCGCCGGATGAGTGCCCTTTTTTGCGGCACTGGCCGAGACGACAATGGCCCGGGGCGCGACCGCCCGCAGAAAGGGGGTGTAGTGGACCCGCCGCTGCCGTGATGTCCGGCCATAAGCACATCCGCACGCAGGAGCGCTGGCGGCAGATCCCGCAACAAAAGGCGCTCCCGGGCCGCCGCGATGTCGCCGGGAAACAGGAAGGCCCGCCGGCCCCGGGCCAGCCGCACCAGGAGACTGCGGTCATTTTCGCTGACCTGCCTCGCCTCCCGGGCTTCCAGGCCAAAAGCCTCCAGCACAAAATCCGGCCCGGCTGCCAAAGTCTCTCGGCCCGCGATCTGCCGCACCGCGATCCCCGCAGCCCGGGCCTGCGCCAGCATGGCCCGATAGGCCGCTTCGGGCCTCTCGCTCACATTCACATAGAGCACCTGCGGCCGGAAGCGCGCCAGCACAAAGGGCAGACCGCTGTAGTGATCACTGTCCGCGTGGCTTGCCAGCGCCGCGTCCAGCCGCCAGATGCGCCGCCGCCAGAGAAAGGGCGCGACCCTGCGACTGCCCACCTCGTAGCCGGCCTGCCTATAACCGCCGCAGTCGATGAGCAGATGCCGGCCGTCCGGCAGGGAGACCAGGGCGCTGGCGCCCTGACCCACGTCAATATAGCTCACCCTGAGTTCACGCTTTCCGGGGTGCAGCCACAGGGAGGCGGTGAAGGAGAGGAGCAGGCCGCAGCTCAGTACGGCGGCCACGGTGCGCCGCAGCCTGCCGCCGGGCAGCAGCCGGAACCACAGGGCCACTGCTATAAAATATACTATTATTTCAACGGGATGTGGGGTGATGGTCCAGCATGAGGCCAGCGGAATACGGGTAGCTGCCTCCAGCAGAAAGAGCGCGGTTTTGATGCCCCAGCCCCCCAGGCGCAGGGCCATGAGCGCCGGCCAGGGCAGGCCCGGCAGCAGCAGGAAGAGTGCCAGTCCCGCCAGACCGCAGGGCAGGGCCCAAAGGCAGAGCAGCGGTTCAATCGCCAGGTTCATCAGCGGGCCGACCAGGGAAAGGCGGTTGAAGTGGTACAGCATGAAAGGTGCGGTGCCCAGGGTGGCGGCCACGGAAACCATGAGCAGGGAAAGGCCGGCCCGGCGCAGGCTTGAGCAGATGCGCCGGCGGGACATGAGTCCCGGCCCGGGCAGCTCTGCCGGGTCCTCGGCCCCTTCCGGCGGCTGCAGGCAGGGCAGGCGCGGCAGGATCAGCACCAGGGCGGCGACTGCCGCAAAGGAAAGCTGGAAGGAAGCCCGAAACAGGGCCAGCGGCTGCAGGGCCAGAACGACCAGCGCCGCCCCGGCCACCAGATGCAACTGTATCCGGCGGCGGTACAGGAAGAGGGCTGCAAGCGCCAGCAGCGTGGTGATCAGGGCGCGCACAACCGGCACATTCAGCCCGGCCAGACAGGCGTAGAACAGGATCAGGGGCATGCTCAGGCCCAGGGCCAGCATGCGGGCATGACCGGACAACAGAATCCGGGAGGAACGCCTGAGAAGCCCGTAGGCCAGCGCTGCCGCCATGGCCGTCACCAGCCCCACATGCATCCCGGAGATGGCGAGAATATGCAGGCAGCCGCTGTTCCTGAAAAGTTCCAGCATCGCCGGGGACAGACTCTGCTGCGCCCCCACCAGCAGCGCCTGATACACAGCCGCGACTTCCGGCTCCAGTCGGGCTTCCAGAAAACGGGCCGTGCGCTGGCGCAGGCGCTCCGCGGCAAAGCGCAGACCCTGCGCCGGGCCGGGCGCCTTTTCCGGGAGCAGCTTCAGTGCCGCCGGGGCGCTCAGCCACAGGATGGCGTCGAAATCCTGCGCCTGCACGGAAAAGGCTTCGACTTTCGGTCGTTCTGCCCAGCCCATGGCCAGAATCAGGTCGCCCGCCTGCACCGTCCCGGGCATTTTGCCCCGCATCCGCAGGGCCACCTTGCCGGACAGGGGGCGGAAGCGCTCGTCCACGCCGTGGATCAGAAGGCCTGTCACCCCGAGCGTGCAACGGGAGAGCGAGCCGTCGCCGCTCACCATATCCAGAACGCGGCCCTGCACCGTCACCTTGCTGCGTTCCGTCAGCGCCGCGGCCA
This region includes:
- the hemH gene encoding ferrochelatase, translated to MTDLHTATGVLLLNLGGPEKPDDIRPFLFNIFSDRQIIRLGPAFLQPLIAWLIARGRAPKSAANYARIGGGSPILALTRAQARALEARLAAHGRYLVRPCMRYWHPCAEEAISELRAAGVQRLVALPLYPQYCSASTGSSLLALERALQDGPALPLTVIRAWPDQPEYVSALARRVQEGLASFAALGGKTRLLYSAHNLPKRLVDEGDPYVGDLGKTIAALEQQTGQRGELCFQSRSGPVAWFSPSTPEAIEKAAAEGVNNLLLLPISFVSDHVETLVELDMEYRKLAEGLGMRYTLARALNDDPLFIEALARLVLAAETA
- a CDS encoding HPF/RaiA family ribosome-associated protein, whose protein sequence is MELKVEAKNLEMRDNWQEKIEEEKAKLIRHYANLVLHLRVTIEATPGHKGGGYAVSLVAAVPGDTVVVKREGEKVRPLLVEGFDVLGAQLKDFVQKKQDYRA
- a CDS encoding DIP1984 family protein, which encodes MKLAEALILRADTQKRIAQLKERLLLNAKVQAGDQPAEKPESLLAELEEATCQLIALICTINRANAAAQVEGRSLADLLAERDARMAQAAILRAFLAGAAAKVDRYSQKEIALLSTVDVAAKQKEVDALARKIRNMDLKVQEKNWLTEVPDLQ
- a CDS encoding 4Fe-4S binding protein, whose product is MLRDTLKTPSGLHRGIQILYLVFSVALGLQFALFVAWLLGKSPLLVPRPPAVEAFLPISALLALRRLILTGNWDPVHPAGLAIFLFALLTALLLRKSFCGYICPGGTLSFWLFRLGQRLGLTRNPPAWLTGLLALPKYLLLAFFLQATLRMSLPELEAFLNAPFNLAADSKMLFFFLPPDRTVCIVLALLILGSLVLPSFWCRCFCPYGALLGLISLLSPLAMRRETGACTGCGRCRRACPQGIAVDRKTRVCSTECTGCQECASVCPQRCLSLHLDLSPRPRPLPWQLMGAATVGLLLLLWLWARLSGHWVSQVPLELLRSLHENLSAIQHY
- a CDS encoding nitroreductase family protein, which gives rise to MEFAQLIRERYSVRRFTAEPVTDAELQSILEAARLAPTAVNKQPQRLLVLRSAGSLEKLRACTKYSFDAPLVIAVCANTAEAWVRPHDQDNSAVVDAAIVGTHLMLAVHNLGLGSTWLGFFDPVLFRREFKLPAHIEPVALFPIGHPAPEAQPSPMHAKRRPLAETVAYETF
- a CDS encoding DNA internalization-related competence protein ComEC/Rec2, translating into MAWCRHHLLPLLSLAFMLGIAAAQQLAPRLAPDSPFIAILLAAIALCLIALLCCSPRRALVWAGLPLFCCTGALHGWQALHAPAGPERVAAALTERSKVTVQGRVLDMVSGDGSLSRCTLGVTGLLIHGVDERFRPLSGKVALRMRGKMPGTVQAGDLILAMGWAERPKVEAFSVQAQDFDAILWLSAPAALKLLPEKAPGPAQGLRFAAERLRQRTARFLEARLEPEVAAVYQALLVGAQQSLSPAMLELFRNSGCLHILAISGMHVGLVTAMAAALAYGLLRRSSRILLSGHARMLALGLSMPLILFYACLAGLNVPVVRALITTLLALAALFLYRRRIQLHLVAGAALVVLALQPLALFRASFQLSFAAVAALVLILPRLPCLQPPEGAEDPAELPGPGLMSRRRICSSLRRAGLSLLMVSVAATLGTAPFMLYHFNRLSLVGPLMNLAIEPLLCLWALPCGLAGLALFLLLPGLPWPALMALRLGGWGIKTALFLLEAATRIPLASCWTITPHPVEIIVYFIAVALWFRLLPGGRLRRTVAAVLSCGLLLSFTASLWLHPGKRELRVSYIDVGQGASALVSLPDGRHLLIDCGGYRQAGYEVGSRRVAPFLWRRRIWRLDAALASHADSDHYSGLPFVLARFRPQVLYVNVSERPEAAYRAMLAQARAAGIAVRQIAGRETLAAGPDFVLEAFGLEAREARQVSENDRSLLVRLARGRRAFLFPGDIAAARERLLLRDLPPALLRADVLMAGHHGSGGSTTPPFCGRSRPGPLSSRPVPQKRALIRRAAISKAGSSRGFWFLPPRKAAALPPARTASASAWRAAAVSSALNRARRGAQSWPRPAAWG